A stretch of the Acyrthosiphon pisum isolate AL4f chromosome A2, pea_aphid_22Mar2018_4r6ur, whole genome shotgun sequence genome encodes the following:
- the LOC100169082 gene encoding glycine-rich cell wall structural protein — protein MGSLSITVFCLLAIACTFDTTCATFGKKEHVHIRVHVPTIVKEVYVKKPVHHHEHHDDHYSGHSDHGSSSGGYGGSSSSYGIGGDDSYSGHGTSGIYDSGSSGHGGSSYDDSSSSSYSSGPSSSDEYSSSDHGSGGYGGSSGGYSGSSGFGGSSGGYGGSSGGYGGSSGGHGDLSGGFGGSSGGYSGSSGGYGGSSGSHGGLSGGFGGSSGGYGGSSGGYGGSSGSHGGLSGGFGGSSGGYGGSSGGYGGSSSSHGGLSGGFGGSSGGYGSSSGGYGGSSGGHGGSSGGYSGSSLGSYGSSSGKYGGSSSGILFSGYSASNHKGSSGGYGGSSLGGHGGSSSGGYGGSSFGGHGGSSSGGYGGSSFGGHGGSSSGGYGGSSFGGHGGSSSGGYGGSSGGGYGGSSFGGHGGSSSGGYGGSSFGGHGGSSSGGYGGSSEGGYGGSSFGGHGGSSSGGYGGSSFGGHGGSSSGGYGGSSGGGYGGSSLGGHGGSSSGGYGGSSGGFGGYSGGSDHGSSSGGDTYSAPGLDSYGPAGESFPYTKK, from the exons aTGGGCTCTTTATCAATTACA GTTTTCTGCCTCCTGGCAATCGCCTGCACATTCGACACCACATGTGCAACATTCGGCAAAAAAGAAca TGTACACATTCGTGTTCATGTGCCAACCATCGTGAAGGAAGTCTACGTAAAAAAACCAGTTCACCATCACGAACACCATGATGATCATTATTCTGGTCACAGCGACCATGGCAGTTCATCTGGTGGTTACGGAGGATCCTCCAGTAGTTATGGTATTGGTGGAGATGATTCGTATAGTG gtCATGGAACTTCTGGTATTTATGATTCTGGATCAAGTGGGCATGGCGGTAGTAGCTATGACGATAGTTCATCAAGCAGTTATAGTAGTGGACCGTCTTCGTCCGATGAATATAGTTCCAGCGATCATGGATCAGGTGGATATGGCGGATCATCTGGTGGTTACAGCGGTTCATCAGGATTCGGTGGATCTTCCGGTGGATATGGTGGTTCGTCAGGAGGATATGGTGGATCTTCCGGTGGCCATGGTGACTTATCAGGAGGATTCGGAGGATCTTCCGGTGGATATAGTGGTTCGTCGGGAGGATATGGTGGATCTTCTGGTAGTCATGGTGGCTTATCAGGAGGATTCGGTGGATCTTCCGGTGGATATGGTGGTTCATCAGGAGGATATGGAGGATCTTCTGGTAGTCATGGTGGCTTATCAGGAGGATTCGGTGGATCTTCCGGTGGATATGGTGGTTCATCAGGAGGATATGGTGGATCTTCCAGTAGTCATGGTGGCTTATCAGGAGGATTCGGCGGATCTTCCGGTGGATATGGTAGTTCATCGGGAGGATATGGTGGATCTTCTGGTGGCCACGGTGGTTCGTCAGGAGGTTACAGTGGTAGTTCCTTAGGAAGCTATGGAAGCTCTTCAGGAAAATATGGTGGTTCTTCAAGTGGAATTTTATTCAGTGGATATTCTGCTAGTAATCACAAAGGATCATCTGGTGGATACGGAGGAAGCTCTTTAGGAGGACATGGTGGAAGCTCATCAGGAGGATATGGTGGAAGTTCATTTGGAGGACATGGAGGAAGCTCATCTGGAGGATATGGTGGAAGTTCATTTGGAGGACACGGAGGAAGCTCATCTGGAGGATATGGGGGAAGTTCGTTTGGAGGACACGGAGGAAGCTCATCTGGAGGATATGGTGGAAGTTCAGGGGGTGGATATGGCGGTAGTTCATTTGGAGGACATGGAGGTAGCTCATCTGGTGGATATGGTGGAAGTTCATTTGGAGGACACGGAGGAAGCTCATCTGGAGGATATGGTGGAAGTTCAGAAGGTGGATATGGTGGTAGTTCATTTGGAGGACATGGAGGTAGTTCATCTGGTGGATATGGTGGAAGTTCATTTGGAGGACACGGAGGAAGCTCATCTGGAGGATATGGTGGAAGTTCAGGAGGTGGATATGGTGGTAGTTCATTAGGTGGACACGGTGGAAGTTCTTCTGGAGGATATGGAGGAAGTTCGGGAGGTTTTGGAGGCTACTCGGGTGGTAGTGATCATGGTTCCAGCTCTGGTGGAGATACCTATTCAGCTCCAGGACTGGATAGCTATGGACCAGCAGGAGAGAGTTTTCCTTATACTAAAAAATGA